In Cicer arietinum cultivar CDC Frontier isolate Library 1 chromosome 7, Cicar.CDCFrontier_v2.0, whole genome shotgun sequence, a single window of DNA contains:
- the LOC101501867 gene encoding uncharacterized protein, protein MATKPSLPENASLEISNELDPKHVSETLMFLQLLGARNPIPENCKAEGFFDSFLRSFITVDQIQRGRISCSVIVKPPLCNGYGTLHGGAVGSLVEVLATACARTVVPEDKELFLGEVSISYLSGSPVNEEVVANASVVKSGRSLTSVAVEFKLKKTGNLLYLTHASFFNMPVSSL, encoded by the exons ATGGCGACCAAACCTTCTTTGCCTGAAAATGCGTCGCTGGAAATATCTAACGAATTGGACCCAAAACACGTTTCCGAGACACTAATGTTTCTTCAGCTTTTGGGTGCTCGAAATCCCATTCCTGAAAACTGCAAAGCCGAAGGCTTCTTCGATTCTTTCCTTCGTAGTTTCATCACAGTCGATCAAATCCAACGTGGCAGAATCTCTTGCTCTGTTATCGTTAAACCACCTCTCTGT AATGGCTATGGAACACTGCATGGAGGGGCTGTTGGGTCCTTGGTTGAGGTTCTAGCAACTGCTTGTGCTAGAACTGTAGTTCCTGAGGACAAGGAACTTTTTCTTGGGGAAGTTAGCATTTCTTACCTCTCGGGCTCTCCAGTGAAT GAAGAAGTGGTAGCTAATGCATCTGTGGTGAAGAGTGGAAGAAGTTTGACATCTGTTGCAGTTGAgtttaaattgaagaaaactGGGAATTTGCTTTATCTTACTCATGCTTCCTTCTTTAACATGCCAGTTTCCAGCTTATGA
- the LOC140921062 gene encoding 16 kDa phloem protein 2-like, producing the protein MPRGTLEVILISAKGLDNMDFLNNIDPYVILTYRTQEHKSTVVKGSNPRWNESFLFTISDDVCKLNLKLMDKDTFTQDDFLGEAKIHLDPVFYEGSIPETVYNVVNNNQEYCGEIKVALVFFPKD; encoded by the exons ATGCCTCGTGGGACACTTGAGGTTATTTTGATTAGTGCCAAAGGCCTTGACAACATGGATTTTCTCA ACAACATAGATCCTTATGTGATTCTGACATATAGGACCCAAGAGCACAAAAGCACTGTGGTGAaag GATCTAACCCAAGGTGGAATGAGAGCTTTCTTTTCACAATTTCTGATGATGTTTGTAAACTTAATCTGAAATTAATGGATAAAGATACTTTTACTCAAGATGATTTTCTTGGCGAGGCAAA AATTCATTTGGATCCAGTGTTTTATGAAGGTAGCATTCCTGAGACTGTTTACAATGTGGTTAATAACAATCAAGAATATTGCGGGGAGATTAAAGTGGCTCTAGTTTTCTTTCCTAAG GACTAA